A stretch of Streptococcus chenjunshii DNA encodes these proteins:
- a CDS encoding type IA DNA topoisomerase — MVTVILAEKETQAAAYAESLGTASKKGKVHIIKHTPYFSDEVHVIAAEGHLFEYGLPKDNWDLDKLPLVDVSFKQTLKKDKDSKDTFKQIYQEVMAADHVIIGTDSDREGERIAYSILSHIPEGKSKVTKRLWVNSVTTRSIQKAFQALREPMETYNYYLEAEARAQSDWLVGMNLSPLATIDLQNKGRLPRGKGNSLSVGRVQTPSVRLICENDLAIQNFRPQTYWKLQLEDKETGVTFSNKEKYSDSDMVLAASRQLSPTSIVSSVEMTEHQKAAPALFNLSDVQGLAAKWWGFEPLKTERIIESLYLKKYLSYPRTDTRFITEEEFDYLKTYIKSYQDTISCHFEPVHLEPRENYVDPEKVAKTSHYALIPTENIPNLVTLKPDERLVYEAIVRRTLLMFAADCRYNTTTVELENKCLIFKAAGRQMLDFGWVAFSKQKLKGDVELPDYRTGDQLETKALALEGVTKPPKRITEAQFISEILPKYGLGTQATRAATLKTIQDRGYITKNKKSGQLFPTNKAYLLIHYLYDNEFASPETTGGWELFLSQIGEGEINPREFIDAIKEKLTDQIAAAKGRSD, encoded by the coding sequence ATGGTAACAGTCATTCTAGCTGAAAAAGAAACACAAGCTGCTGCTTACGCAGAGAGTTTGGGAACAGCTAGTAAAAAAGGAAAAGTTCATATAATCAAACACACACCGTACTTTTCAGATGAAGTTCATGTTATTGCTGCTGAAGGACACTTATTTGAGTATGGTTTACCAAAGGACAATTGGGATTTAGATAAGTTACCCTTAGTCGATGTTTCATTTAAACAGACACTAAAGAAGGACAAAGATTCTAAAGACACCTTTAAGCAGATTTATCAAGAAGTTATGGCAGCTGATCATGTGATTATTGGTACAGATTCTGACAGAGAAGGGGAACGGATTGCTTATTCGATTTTATCCCATATTCCTGAAGGAAAAAGCAAGGTAACCAAGCGTCTTTGGGTTAACTCGGTTACCACTCGTTCTATTCAAAAAGCTTTTCAGGCACTTAGGGAACCGATGGAAACCTATAACTACTATTTAGAAGCTGAAGCACGTGCGCAATCAGATTGGTTAGTAGGAATGAATTTATCGCCTCTAGCAACGATAGATCTGCAAAATAAAGGACGACTTCCCAGAGGCAAAGGCAATAGCTTATCTGTTGGTCGAGTGCAAACTCCATCAGTCCGTTTAATCTGTGAAAATGATTTAGCTATTCAGAATTTTAGACCCCAAACGTATTGGAAATTACAGTTGGAAGATAAAGAAACAGGAGTAACATTCTCTAATAAAGAGAAGTATTCAGATAGTGATATGGTTCTGGCAGCTTCACGACAATTAAGTCCTACCTCTATTGTTTCTTCAGTTGAAATGACGGAACACCAAAAAGCAGCACCCGCTTTATTTAATCTCTCAGATGTTCAAGGGCTTGCTGCAAAATGGTGGGGCTTTGAACCTCTCAAAACAGAAAGGATAATAGAAAGTCTTTATTTGAAAAAATACTTATCTTATCCTCGAACAGATACTCGATTTATTACTGAAGAGGAATTTGATTATCTAAAGACTTACATTAAGAGTTATCAAGATACTATCAGTTGCCATTTTGAGCCAGTTCATTTAGAACCAAGGGAAAATTACGTTGATCCTGAAAAAGTGGCTAAAACGAGTCACTACGCCCTTATTCCAACAGAAAATATCCCTAACCTAGTGACTTTAAAACCTGATGAGCGTTTAGTTTATGAAGCCATTGTTCGCAGAACGCTTTTGATGTTTGCCGCTGATTGTCGTTACAACACTACAACTGTTGAACTGGAAAATAAATGCTTGATTTTTAAGGCAGCAGGTAGACAAATGCTTGATTTTGGTTGGGTCGCTTTCAGTAAACAAAAATTAAAAGGTGATGTTGAACTTCCAGATTATCGTACAGGGGATCAATTGGAAACGAAGGCACTGGCTCTTGAAGGCGTGACAAAACCACCTAAGAGAATTACTGAAGCTCAATTTATTAGTGAAATCTTACCTAAGTATGGTTTAGGAACACAGGCAACAAGAGCTGCTACGCTTAAAACGATTCAAGACCGTGGATATATCACTAAAAACAAGAAGTCAGGTCAACTATTTCCAACCAACAAAGCCTATCTCTTAATTCATTATCTTTATGATAATGAGTTTGCGAGTCCTGAAACGACTGGCGGTTGGGAACTATTCCTCTCTCAGATTGGAGAGGGAGAAATTAATCCACGTGAGTTTATTGATGCAATTAAAGAAAAGCTAACCGATCAGATTGCAGCTGCTAAAGGAAGGAGTGATTGA